From Flavobacterium arcticum, the proteins below share one genomic window:
- a CDS encoding acetyl-CoA carboxylase carboxyltransferase subunit alpha — protein sequence MEYLDFELPIKELEDQLDKCTVIGQESDVDVSNTCKQIEKKLEETKKKIYKNLTAWQRVQLSRHPSRPYTMDHVKALMGDTFLELFGDRGFKDDKAMIGGLGKIGGQSFMVIGQQKGYNTKTRQYRNFGMANPEGYRKALRLMKMAEKFGIPVITLVDTPGAYPGLEAEERGQGEAIARNIFEMVRLKVPVITIIIGEGASGGALGIGVGDKVFMLENTWYSVISPESCSSILWRSWEFKEQAAEALKLTSFDMKKQKLIDDIIPEPLGGAHYDRATTFKSMEKYILKAYNELKDLSTTDLLSKRMDKYSNMGEYKE from the coding sequence ATGGAATATTTAGATTTTGAATTACCTATTAAAGAGCTTGAAGACCAGCTCGATAAATGTACCGTTATAGGTCAGGAATCGGATGTTGATGTATCTAATACATGCAAACAAATCGAGAAAAAACTAGAAGAAACTAAGAAAAAGATATATAAGAACCTTACTGCTTGGCAGAGAGTTCAGCTTTCTAGACATCCAAGTAGACCATATACCATGGATCATGTAAAGGCGCTTATGGGAGATACTTTCTTAGAACTTTTTGGCGACAGGGGCTTTAAAGATGATAAAGCCATGATAGGTGGGCTTGGTAAAATAGGCGGTCAGTCGTTTATGGTTATCGGTCAGCAAAAAGGATATAATACCAAAACAAGGCAGTACCGTAACTTTGGTATGGCTAACCCAGAAGGATATCGTAAAGCTTTGCGCCTTATGAAAATGGCAGAAAAGTTTGGTATCCCTGTTATTACGCTTGTAGATACTCCTGGAGCATATCCTGGTCTTGAAGCTGAAGAGCGCGGACAAGGAGAAGCTATTGCTAGAAATATATTTGAAATGGTACGTTTAAAAGTACCTGTTATTACCATTATTATTGGCGAAGGTGCATCGGGTGGTGCATTAGGTATAGGTGTGGGCGATAAAGTATTTATGCTTGAAAATACATGGTACTCTGTTATCTCTCCTGAATCTTGCTCATCAATATTATGGAGAAGTTGGGAATTTAAAGAACAAGCAGCCGAAGCATTGAAGCTGACTTCTTTTGATATGAAGAAACAAAAATTGATTGATGATATTATTCCAGAACCACTTGGTGGTGCTCATTATGACAGAGCAACTACCTTTAAAAGTATGGAGAAATACATCTTGAAAGCCTATAATGAATTAAAAGACTTATCAACAACCGATTTATTATCAAAAAGGATGGATAAGTATAGTAATATGGGCGAATATAAAGAATAG
- a CDS encoding DMT family transporter, with product MPKDNIKSYLQLHFIVFIWGFTAVIGALISLDALPLVWFRMSIAVLIILLYMLIKRMPLKIPPKTLVGFLIAGLIIALHWLTFFKAIKVSNVSVTLACLSTGAFFTSLLEPIFFKRKVIWYEVLFGLFVVGGLYLIFRFEGDYMYGIVLALTSAFLSACFSTINGIYAKQYNSSVVSLYELFGGVLFLSLYLLFTGSFTADFFIVSMSDWLWLFVLGSICTAYAFIVSVDIMKFLSPYTVMLTINLEPVYGIILALIVFNEKEKMSWTFYVGAAIIITMVILNGILKKYIKTEK from the coding sequence ATGCCAAAAGATAACATAAAAAGTTACCTACAGCTCCATTTTATAGTATTTATATGGGGGTTTACCGCCGTTATAGGCGCATTAATATCGCTTGATGCCTTGCCGCTAGTATGGTTTAGGATGTCTATTGCGGTACTCATTATTTTGCTTTATATGCTTATAAAGCGCATGCCTCTTAAAATACCGCCCAAAACATTAGTAGGCTTTTTAATAGCAGGTTTAATCATAGCATTGCATTGGCTTACGTTTTTTAAAGCCATAAAAGTCTCTAATGTTTCAGTAACGTTGGCTTGCCTTAGCACAGGAGCATTCTTTACATCACTATTAGAGCCCATTTTCTTTAAGCGTAAAGTAATATGGTATGAGGTTTTATTTGGGTTGTTTGTAGTAGGTGGTCTTTACCTTATTTTTCGTTTTGAGGGCGATTATATGTATGGTATAGTATTAGCGCTTACTTCGGCATTTTTATCGGCTTGTTTTTCTACTATTAACGGTATTTATGCCAAGCAATATAATTCATCAGTAGTATCCTTGTATGAACTTTTTGGAGGCGTTCTTTTTCTATCCCTATACTTATTATTTACAGGGAGTTTTACAGCTGATTTTTTTATAGTCTCAATGTCCGACTGGCTTTGGCTTTTCGTTTTAGGTTCTATATGCACAGCGTATGCTTTTATCGTATCGGTAGATATAATGAAGTTTTTAAGCCCTTATACAGTAATGCTTACTATAAATTTAGAACCTGTATATGGGATTATTCTCGCATTAATAGTATTTAATGAGAAAGAAAAGATGAGTTGGACATTTTATGTAGGGGCTGCAATAATAATAACAATGGTGATTCTCAACGGAATACTTAAAAAATATATTAAAACTGAAAAGTAA
- a CDS encoding LptF/LptG family permease, translating into MKIIDWYILKRYLATFFVMLLLFIPIGIVIDVSEKINRILENKVPFIQVALYYADFTIYFANLLFPIFLFLSVIWFTSKLANNTEIIAILSSGISFNRFLRPYIIGATMISLLALLMGFFFVPKASKGFNDFRYKYLSRKEIRKSQEVYKQISPDEQIYVSSFDYVRKRGYNFNLEKFEDNEMLYKISATSIKWNPEDSTYTLQGYNKRTIGELNDTFESATEKKFKFNFEPDDLTPVVYIAETMTLGELNRFIEKERASGSANINTYLVVKYKKYSIPISAFILTIIAVAVSSMKRRGGMGVNLAMGIGLAFTYIFFDKVFGTMAEKSSIPPLIAVWFPNITFGILAIFLLRNAKR; encoded by the coding sequence GTGAAAATAATAGACTGGTATATCCTGAAACGATACTTAGCCACATTTTTTGTAATGTTGCTACTTTTTATTCCTATAGGTATAGTAATAGATGTATCAGAAAAAATAAATAGGATACTCGAAAATAAAGTTCCGTTTATACAGGTTGCATTATATTATGCTGACTTTACCATTTATTTTGCCAACCTTCTTTTTCCTATTTTTCTTTTTCTGTCTGTTATATGGTTTACTTCTAAACTAGCTAATAATACCGAGATTATAGCCATATTAAGTTCGGGTATATCATTTAACCGTTTCTTAAGACCTTATATTATAGGTGCTACCATGATATCGTTATTAGCCTTATTAATGGGGTTCTTTTTTGTGCCAAAAGCCAGTAAAGGCTTTAATGATTTTAGGTATAAGTATCTTAGCCGTAAAGAAATAAGGAAGAGTCAGGAAGTGTATAAACAAATAAGTCCTGACGAGCAGATATATGTAAGTAGCTTTGATTACGTGCGAAAAAGAGGTTATAACTTTAATCTCGAAAAGTTTGAGGATAATGAGATGTTGTATAAAATTAGTGCAACGTCTATAAAATGGAATCCTGAAGATAGTACCTATACATTACAAGGATATAACAAAAGAACAATAGGGGAACTAAATGATACATTTGAGTCTGCTACAGAAAAGAAGTTCAAATTTAATTTTGAACCAGACGATCTTACTCCTGTTGTATATATAGCAGAGACCATGACACTGGGCGAGCTAAACCGTTTTATAGAAAAAGAACGGGCAAGTGGTTCGGCTAATATTAATACTTATCTTGTTGTTAAGTATAAGAAATACAGTATACCTATTTCGGCATTTATCCTTACAATTATTGCCGTTGCTGTTTCATCTATGAAACGTAGGGGGGGTATGGGGGTAAACCTTGCTATGGGTATAGGGCTTGCCTTTACCTATATTTTCTTTGATAAGGTTTTTGGTACTATGGCAGAGAAGTCTAGTATTCCGCCGCTTATCGCAGTGTGGTTCCCTAACATTACATTCGGCATACTTGCCATTTTCCTATTAAGAAATGCCAAAAGATAA
- the tgt gene encoding tRNA guanosine(34) transglycosylase Tgt encodes MKFDLFTKDPQSKARAGAITTDHGVIETPIFMPVGTVASVKGVHQRELRDDINPDIILGNTYHLYLRPQTEILEKAGGLHKFMNWDRPILTDSGGYQVYSLSASRKIKEEGVKFKSHIDGSYHFFSPENVMEIQRTIGADIIMAFDECTPYPCDYRYAKRSMHMTHRWLDRCITHLDKLPYKYGYSQAFFPIVQGSTYTDLRQQSAEYIANAGAVGNAIGGLSVGEPAEEMYAMTDVVCSILPEDKPRYLMGVGTPINILENIALGVDMFDCVMPTRNARNGMLFTANGTINIKNKKWEDDFSPIDEMGITFVDTEYSKAYLRHLFAANEYLGKQIATIHNLGFYMWLVREARKHILAGDFREWKDMMVKNMNQRL; translated from the coding sequence ATGAAATTTGATTTATTTACAAAAGACCCACAAAGCAAAGCAAGAGCAGGAGCTATAACTACTGATCACGGAGTTATAGAAACGCCTATATTTATGCCAGTGGGCACGGTAGCCTCGGTAAAAGGGGTACACCAACGTGAACTTAGAGATGACATAAACCCTGATATAATTTTAGGAAATACCTACCACCTGTACTTGCGTCCGCAAACGGAAATACTAGAAAAAGCGGGAGGGCTTCATAAATTTATGAATTGGGACAGACCCATACTTACCGATAGTGGCGGGTATCAGGTATATTCACTTTCGGCAAGCCGAAAGATTAAAGAAGAAGGCGTAAAGTTTAAATCGCATATAGATGGTTCATACCATTTCTTTTCACCTGAAAACGTGATGGAAATTCAGCGTACCATTGGTGCTGATATTATCATGGCATTTGATGAGTGTACACCTTACCCGTGCGATTATCGCTATGCCAAACGCTCGATGCACATGACGCATCGTTGGCTAGACAGGTGTATTACGCATCTGGACAAACTGCCTTATAAATATGGGTACAGTCAAGCTTTTTTCCCGATAGTGCAGGGGAGTACCTATACTGATTTACGACAGCAATCGGCAGAGTATATTGCCAATGCTGGAGCAGTAGGGAATGCCATCGGCGGATTATCTGTAGGAGAACCTGCCGAAGAAATGTATGCTATGACGGATGTAGTATGTAGTATACTGCCAGAAGACAAGCCTCGTTACCTTATGGGAGTAGGTACACCCATAAATATATTAGAGAACATTGCATTGGGCGTCGATATGTTCGACTGTGTTATGCCTACGCGTAATGCGCGTAACGGTATGTTGTTTACGGCTAACGGTACTATCAATATAAAAAATAAAAAATGGGAGGACGATTTTTCTCCTATTGACGAAATGGGCATAACCTTTGTAGACACAGAGTACTCAAAAGCCTATCTGCGACATCTTTTTGCTGCTAACGAATATTTGGGTAAACAAATAGCCACGATACACAATCTTGGTTTTTATATGTGGTTGGTTCGTGAAGCAAGAAAGCATATATTAGCAGGAGATTTCCGTGAGTGGAAAGATATGATGGTGAAAAATATGAACCAGAGGTTATAA
- a CDS encoding transketolase: protein MKPNTQQLNDLTTQVRRDILRMVHAVNSGHPGGSLGCTEFLVTLYQNLMERKEGFDMDGINEDLFFLSNGHISPVFYSVLARSGYFPVSELATFRLLNSRLQGHPTTHEGLPGIRMASGSLGQGMSVALGAAQTKKLNGEDSLVYSLHGDGELQEGQNWEAIMYASAYKVDNLISTIDLNGKQIDGPTDEVLPMGSLKAKFEAFGWDVLEIKEGNNIEAIIAGMTEAKAKTGKGKPVCVLLYTEMGNGVDFMMHTHAWHGKAPNDEQLEKALAQNAETLGDY, encoded by the coding sequence ATGAAACCTAATACACAACAACTTAACGATTTAACTACTCAGGTAAGAAGAGATATTCTTCGTATGGTGCATGCCGTAAACTCAGGTCACCCAGGTGGCTCACTCGGCTGTACTGAATTTTTGGTAACACTTTACCAAAATTTAATGGAGCGCAAAGAAGGTTTTGATATGGATGGAATAAATGAAGATTTATTTTTCCTTTCTAACGGACACATCTCTCCTGTATTCTATAGCGTACTAGCACGTAGTGGTTACTTCCCTGTAAGCGAACTAGCTACTTTCCGTTTACTAAACTCAAGACTACAAGGTCACCCTACTACGCACGAAGGTTTACCAGGCATTCGTATGGCATCGGGTTCACTGGGGCAAGGTATGAGCGTAGCACTTGGTGCTGCACAAACCAAAAAACTTAATGGTGAAGATAGCCTTGTATATAGCCTACATGGTGATGGTGAGTTACAAGAAGGACAAAACTGGGAGGCTATTATGTATGCGTCGGCTTACAAAGTAGATAACCTTATATCGACCATAGACCTTAATGGTAAACAAATTGATGGTCCTACCGACGAGGTTTTACCAATGGGTAGCCTTAAAGCAAAATTTGAAGCTTTTGGATGGGACGTGCTAGAAATTAAAGAAGGTAATAACATAGAGGCTATTATAGCAGGTATGACCGAAGCGAAAGCCAAAACTGGAAAAGGAAAGCCTGTTTGTGTATTGTTATATACTGAGATGGGTAATGGTGTCGATTTTATGATGCATACTCACGCTTGGCACGGTAAAGCTCCTAACGATGAGCAACTTGAAAAAGCATTAGCACAAAATGCAGAAACTTTAGGGGACTATTAA
- a CDS encoding transketolase family protein, which produces MTKYTNTGNKDTRSGFGAGLTELGKTNENVVALCADLIGSLKMDDFKKNHPERFFQVGIAEANMIGMAAGMTIGGKIPFTGTFANFSTGRVYDQIRQSVAYSDKNVKICASHAGLTLGEDGATHQILEDIGLMKMLPGMTVINTCDYNQTKAATIAIAEHNGPVYLRFGRPSVPNFTPENGEFKIGKGVMLNEGTDVTIVATGHLVWEALVAAEALEAKGISAEVINIHTIKPLDEEMILKSVGKTGCVVTAEEHNILGGLGESVARTLTLNNPAPQEFVAVQDSFGESGTPAQLMEKYKLNSDAIIAAVEKVVKRK; this is translated from the coding sequence ATGACGAAATATACAAATACAGGAAATAAAGATACACGCTCTGGTTTTGGAGCAGGACTTACCGAACTGGGTAAAACTAACGAAAATGTAGTAGCACTTTGTGCCGACCTTATTGGTTCGCTTAAAATGGATGATTTTAAAAAGAATCACCCAGAGCGTTTCTTTCAGGTAGGTATTGCCGAAGCTAATATGATAGGTATGGCTGCAGGTATGACTATTGGTGGTAAAATACCATTTACGGGTACTTTTGCTAACTTTTCTACAGGAAGGGTTTATGACCAAATACGCCAATCTGTTGCTTATAGCGATAAAAATGTAAAAATATGTGCATCGCACGCTGGGCTTACGCTAGGCGAAGATGGTGCTACTCACCAAATACTAGAAGACATAGGGTTAATGAAAATGCTTCCGGGCATGACGGTTATTAATACCTGCGATTATAACCAAACCAAAGCAGCTACCATTGCTATTGCAGAACATAATGGTCCTGTTTACTTACGTTTCGGTCGCCCATCTGTACCAAACTTTACACCTGAAAATGGTGAGTTTAAAATTGGTAAAGGGGTTATGCTTAACGAAGGTACTGATGTTACTATAGTTGCTACAGGTCACCTAGTATGGGAAGCACTTGTTGCTGCCGAAGCTCTGGAAGCTAAAGGTATCTCTGCCGAAGTTATAAACATACATACCATTAAACCTCTTGATGAGGAAATGATATTAAAATCTGTTGGTAAAACAGGTTGTGTGGTTACTGCCGAAGAACATAATATATTAGGTGGTCTTGGTGAGAGTGTGGCACGCACATTGACTCTTAACAATCCTGCTCCGCAAGAGTTTGTTGCAGTACAAGATAGTTTTGGAGAAAGCGGAACGCCTGCACAACTAATGGAAAAATACAAATTGAATAGCGATGCTATTATTGCTGCTGTTGAAAAAGTGGTAAAAAGAAAGTAA